aaatgatgtgtACACGAGTAGATACGACGtacaccaacacacacaacacCCAAAATATAAACCAAATACTAGTAGTGGTGAAGgtctgtggagccgggaaatgtgcaaacgccgggaaatgtgcaaacatctTGCCGGCGGGCAATGCGCAAATGCCGGGAAAATGTGCAAACGTTCAATTTGTTGTTAAATGTGCAAGTCATTTATATCACCGATATTATGTATAAAGATGGTAGATAAACtcactttttagctcacctgaggcaaaggctcaagtgagctattgcgatcaccCTTCGTTCGGTGTCTGTTGTCCGTCACATCGTACGTCGTGCCTGAGACTTTTTACAGTTTCATCtccttcttgaaaaccctactacctattttcatcaaacttggcagatatAATTATAACCAgtgcttctcagccaatcaaaaccaagaatTTTACTGAAATCGGACAGtgacatcttttatgaaaaggTGCCTTTGCTTGGTGGCAATAATTCATGAAGTGTGTTTTGTCAGGtattttttctgataaactgttaagctactaaaatccttgcatcccattgactgagagcaaatttgtctgacaaaacacttgatgaaatgctgccccccccccccatctctatGAAAATATTTCTAcactgtataattatatacatagtAGTATACATACAGCGGTGCGGATCCAGGGATTCCGTaaatggaaggggggggggggggcacacgcTCCcgttttttaaatttcttttgttttaacaaaaagtaAAGGGGGCGTGCACCTTGTGCTCCCACCTGGATTCGccactgtatgtacatgtaaatgaaatgtTCAATGATGGCTTCTTCGTttaccagaagaaaaaaaaaataaactcatAAAATTATGTGTAGGTTTGCACTTTACAATTCATACAACCCTCCACATGTGAACATTATCATGTATTATATAACAcctaaatagatccttgtcatttgattggttgtttgatattgatcatttacaccattattatgtcatcatttgtgcaattgtggctccatttaccgtgcaatctTGGATCAGTGCGACGCTGAGAGCCCAGCACACTACATACATAAAACACTTGTGTTTATAGTGTGCATGCGATCAAGCATATCAACGGACAGCGGCTAGCataaagcgctcagtgagcatTAGCTCTCTCGATCTCAGATCTCGcacattctctcttgtttctgaattcataagacatcaaatgacaaggatatATTTTAGATGTTACATAAAAcaatgtttttcatttgtgcaatggacagaatatttcatttggtgaaagatgaaatgtttgatccattcaactcggctgcgccttgTTGactggatcatttcatctttcacctcatgaaatattgtccatttcactcataaacattcattatttgtatattaataTACACTGACATGCCCACACACGGTACATGAGATGGTACATAGAGACATCAGTTCAAGAAAATGGTGAGTATACACTCAGGCGAGTTATAAGTTGagaatgcttttattttcatatttcctatcagattgtgtacattgtatatatatactatattaaaaatgaatgaagttCAACAGTCATTTCACATTCAAAATGACCGCTAATCAACAGTAGCTATATTTGTTTCTGATTTCAGGGTAGCCTTACACCGTACTTAAAACTGCATTAAATGAATACTGATCTTTAGTAACCAAATAGCAAATAAATTCTGCTTTCTCATATTCTTTATATTTGTGAAACTGCACTTTAGAatgtagtcaatcactacaCTACACAATGGAGAGCTACAGTGAGTCAAGAAACGTCCAGCCCtattggtataattatgtttgtaccACTGAAAAGCCTTGCtataaaaaagtacatgtagtatcaTTTAATAGTATGAGAGCTTGaggcaaatacatgtatttgagcaTGCAGTTTTATTTCAGAAGATGCCACTTGTGACAAATGACAATGATCACAAAACTTTATGCATACAGACTGTGATTATTTGCTTAGGTAGCCAGTTTCTCCATTGAATTAGAAATTGTGCCACGATGCCCCCCATGTCACAGTGAGAGAAGGCAGATATTGCATCAATAAACATGCAGAGGAGCAATTGCACTCTTAACTTTACCATGATGTCCTTGGACGCTGACACTTTGAACTCAAGATATGAACGTCTTTGATAAACAGGTCACAGAAAAAAGTTCTGAGGTTATTTGCTCTCTCTGAATTAAATGTGCCCCTTGGTCTTTTGACAAGTACAATTATTCATCCAATGAATGTCACATGTTTGTGCTGATACCCTTTATCAACCTTTCCAGAACAATGCAACTGTATCAAGTGAACATCACTCacatataattatttcatttgaagaaaagaaaggttAAAGGTGTCTAAGCCTTGGAATACAATTTACTTGAAATCTTTACTTGAACAGAGTGCACTTCACTGTAAGATGATACTTCATTTTGTACCACTTAACTGACTACTATAAAAAGACATGTGCTGTGCGACAAATGGCATCTGGTCATGCATCGGACAGCCATACTCCATGGAATAGCAATGAAGTTCTATGGTAGCGGTACTGAGGGGGTTAAATCACAGCATAGTGACTCCATTCACAGTTCATCTTGTGAATGGAGTGAGCTATGAATACAGTACACATTTGTGCCATCTGTGTGCACACTGTAATCCACATGATACAATGGGCATTCTAAACAGAATCTGTCTGTGACAGTTGTGAGTCTATGACAGTGAGTCTACTGAATTACAACCACCAGCACCATCATGGCATACACAGGTGTAGAATAATGATTGTCACATGCTACTATAGTATAGGAGGATACATCCATATGACCCTCCATAAATATGAACAGACTTGGCATAAAATGGGttaaactttttattttttaacttGTTAAACATCACTCAATGCCTCAGAAGCTAAGTTTTAGACATATATGGAATGTGTAGATATAATGGCAAAGTCTGCAGTTGTTTATCTTTTCAAACAGCGGTTGCTATGCAAGAGGTTGTACAAATCTTTTAAATTACACTGGGTTCTGTTTGCCTATAGTGATGACTTACACTATCTTTCCACAAATAACATGCATTGCATATTAAATACATCAATTTGATGGAGAACAAAGTACAATTGCATTGATATGCCATGAACTACACAGCAAATATATCTTACATCCTTGATCAGATATATGAAAAAGTCATGCTTTCTTAAACGCTGTACTCTTTTCATCACACAGTACTTATATACAAGTACATACAATGGCTGCTAATTGAAGTTGCTACATTAAGACTGACCCAAGATGGTCAAACTTGTCTATGTACACTATTTACAGAGGAAATGAGAGGAAAATATATTACTCTGTACAAGTTTTACATTCATCCATCCTTAATCAATGCGCTCGAAGTCAAAGATCCCCACAAAGTGGACACTAATAGCTCAACCTAGTACAATCATGGCTGTGCTTGCATTTTTAGTCTCAAATTCAATACACCGTTCGTAACTCCCACAAAACACGCCAAATTCCTCAACCAACCAGTAAAAATTCAATGTTCGTAGACTTGTTATGGAATTCAATTCCAGGGCTTGTTAACATCAAGAAAAGCTAACACAGATGGTCACCATTTTGGCCATTTCACATCCAGACTTATCAAACCACGCACTTCGAATAGCTCTAAAATATTAGAGTGCAAGGTTCACAGTATCAACTCAaaacgaaacagaaacaaacacgATACTAGTATTTGGGTAATCTATGACTGTACTATTCTTTTTGGCCTGCATATATCAAACAAGATGGGTTCTTAGcatatttttaaaatcatttattaaaatgaaaagaaaagaagtgtctgctttctctatctatcccaATTAACAAATTGTTACCAGCAGACATCACAAAGTCTCCACAAAGGCCGGTGGGAAATGTGTCTTGCATGATGGCCATATGGATTGATTCAGACACTAAGAAAATGCAAGACAAGCAAAATTAGATGGTCAGAAAGTTTCTCATTTGTGCGCAGCTCTTCGCTTTCCATTCTTCCGATTCCAAAAACAGCAAGGTTTCTAGGTAATCTGTCAGTCGTCAGGGCACTGCTATACCAGTGCTCGTCATGTACAGACCAGCCAGAACCAACCTTACATAAACGTGTCACATCGCAGCCATCCCAGATCTCAATGGAGAACATGATGATATGAAACAAATACCTACTTAGAATGGTTTGGCATAAGGTATAAAGTCTGTCCAACCTTTTACTATGCACcatcagacaaaacaaaacaatataaaaagaaaattgaatagCTCTGTGCAATTACTTATCAATTCTCCAATACTTTTGGCTGCAAGTCAGCATGATATAAATCCAACAACTTTCTCATCTTTTTAGAGAGACAATATGCATAAAATACAAATGATTACACAAAACACAAGCAACCAACCAACATAGCATGggttttgatagaaaaaaagaaccaaacTTTCTTTGTAGAAACACACATTTGTAGACATTTCTTTATCTAGTCATTGGACAGAAGCCTGCCATGGATTGATTTATGTGCCTGAATCTGTTCTCAAGAGTTCACAAGCATAAATTCATTTTAAAATATGAGGAATTACAGATTACAATCTGATATGCACAAATCTAAACACAAGACATTTATTTggcatttttgttttaactttcTGAAAGTTTCTCATCACTTGTGAGACACCTTCCTCAAACttgtaaagaaaaacaagacgGTGCATACCTTCGAGCCAAATGATATTCAAAAAGTATGTGTTCCTAGTCTTGCACTGCTCATGTCTTTGACATAGAAAAGATGCAGAATACAATGATATAAATACACAAGAAACTGCATCCTACTAAATCTGTAGATTGCACTTCACTGTTTTTATAAAACAGTCTGGATGCTGAGACTAACACCTGCCAACAAACCAAGCTTCAGGACGACTAGACGATAACAGCAACAATTCCATCGTGTCATTCACAACACCGACATAAAGATAAAGAAGGGCCAGAATGAAGAGTGCAATGACCTTAAGCAAAGTCCTGTGGGTTTTCCATCTGCCCTCTACAAAACAGTTTGGCGTTACCACACCAACCCGACACCAGAGTTGCGTTACCAGAAAGAAGCTGGAGGTCGAAAGACAACCTTCCCCTGCCAAACAGTTCCATGCGGCGTAGGGGCAAAGTCGTCTTTCAGTGGACACGGGCAATGGTGCTGGTAACACGACAGTAGCGCAGGAAGCGGAAAAAGATGTTCATGACGAAAGCCCACAGGTTGCGCGCCAGCTGGGATCGGGCGATGAGGAACCTCCAGATGATGACAAGGAGGAAGGTGTTGAACATCCAGCGGATGTTGCGAAGCCTGCGGGAGAAGACACAAATGATATGAAAGTTTGCCTCTGGTGATGTACGCCCTTATTAAGTTACTGCTTATAGGAAAATGGaggaaatgtacaaagtttatggTATTTGAGATTCTGGTAGGGAAAGGGATAAACAATGAAGtgatcttgttttgtttgttttgtttgttttttgctaattttaaaatatacagaaatatcaactctgatctcAACATGATTGTGACATGTAGACATGTACATTTCTTCATCCATTGCTGTTTGCTGTACTCCACATCTGTAAATTTAACCTGACACTAAAATGTCAGAAGtcccaattcatgaaaaattggtCTTGCTATATATACAGCAtatcattatgcactacctcaTCGTCAGAGGAAAGTAATGCAACCTTCTCTTTCTGTATTCACACTGCAGAATGAAGTGAAAAGAGCGAAGAGTATCTGAGGACTGCTGAGCAAATCTACTACAGTGATGCTGTCTGTGACAATAGCAGTCAAATACACTCAACCTTGCTATAGTCGACTTCGCGTAAGTCAAATAATTGCCTAAGTCAAAGGTTTTTTTCGagtcttctctttatattctattgattttaatccctcataagtcaaacTTTCTCAAAGTCAAAGCCATTTCTTCAGtccaaggttgactgtataagaAACAGGGTATGAAATCTTGAAATCAGACACAAAATCTGAAAGTTGCAATCTTGTTATTTGCATGTTTACAAACTGAGAAGTATCGTATCTAAATGGTGGTGTAAACTAGCTTCTGTCGGTCACCTCATCAAAACATCAATCCCATCACTCTCAAAATTTgtcttgaaatatgaaagaaggaCTCAAATGTGATCTTTATGGACTCGGTTGAAGGAATGACTATGTCTCTTTGTAGCAGTGTGTACAAACTGTAGATTCTACTACAAAGTACAAAGCAAAGTACTGAGGACCATGCTTCCACTTTGTTGAAAAAGTGAGAAATAATTCAGCATTTCACATTCTAAATAACGTATATGGCACAATGGCATAAAATAGTTGCAGCTTTCTTTGCAGCTGTAAGATTACAGCCAGAGTTTCACTGATATATTGCTGCTGTGTAGTGGCCTTGTTGTTCAAACTCACTCCATCTTTCAACATGTCTCTATCCCATGTAAAATACTCACATCCTAATGTGTCCTCTGGCTGATGGGAGGCTGTTCATATCTTCGTTGAGGACGAATCGTTTGGTGCCCAGGCAGTACGCCTCCAGGTAAGACGGCCAATGGAGCGGCCTCACATCAATGAAGTATGTCTACAGGGAGAATCATCACAATTACCGTTTGATAGGATAGTTCGCAAAGATCACAGAAGAAAGGTCAAGCAAAACATACCTCAGGTTGGTAAACAACAAAGTTTACACATTCCATATTCAAGCATTAGTAACTCAAATTGGCTGATAATGAATAATTTGCAGGGGTAAACCCCATACAAACTAGAAATGATACCAGGAGAAAATGGTCAATGTCACACACCATATCAGCTTCAAATTAGAAAAATAAACCTAAATGTATCACAAATGTCACTTTCAGCTTGAGCTTTTAAAGTGCAAAAAAGTAGCATCAATGTTTTGCACACAGTAGGGCCACCAACCTCTCCATATCAAAAAGCATGCTGACGCATAGTCAAAAACATAATTTGATGGCACAAATCATATTTTGGTTCAAAACTGGGGGAAATTTAGACTCACTAAGCATGCTAAATACTAAATATTGTTAGCATCGTTGTCAGTGACGTCGCAGCAAATGACTTCATATAATTGCAGTCAGAGATTGAGCCCTTTACATTGGGAATAAAAATGATGCCAGAGAGGAGGGAAAGGAAAGAGAGGGTTAAGAGGGAGCGAGGCCTCACCTTTCTGTCTTCCTCACTCATGGCGGCTGAGAGTGCTGCTGTGTTCTGATTGGTCCACTCCCACGTGTTGGTCGTGAAGTATTTGAGTGTGTGCGCCATCTTGGTGATCTTTGAGTTCATTCTTGCCATCCTGAAAATAGCAAGAACAGGAAGGTgaaaacaacagagataaaaatgacaatactATATcaatcagaaaaacaaaataacatacatgtattttacaatACAAGGATCGCTTTATGATCCCATATCATGAAACAGCTAACAATGATTGTGACACACGATTATtagtttccatggtaacagttGTGTAACTGCAAGTATTGGAATCATTCCTCTAAGTATTAAGGCAACTTGGGAGCCAAGTGTTGACAGCATTAGGTCCATGATGTTTAGCAGAGAAATCTCTGAAATTTTCGCCGAGTAAGATTCTTTTATATTCCTGAAATTGGTATACACCTTCACATAATCCATATAATACCACCAGTGGATGTCAAAACTGCATAACAAAACAATCTAATAGAAATTATGTGTACTgtttaaaaaatttaatttcGTTGTGTTTAAGTTCTAGAGTTGTTTTGATAATACTGTAACTTCAATCATTATGTCCTGGTAAATGTATGACTGATGCCTTACAGCATTTTGTAACTGATAATGAAAATATCACCCCATATGCAAACGTGCAAATGTTATTATGTTATGTCATGCCATCTGGAAGTCATCGACTTACATAGGTTTCTTGCCCCGTAGCCTCAGGTAGCAGTCTATGAGATAGGCAGGGATTTTGGCACCAACCATGTTGAAGTACTCAAAGGCCATCCTGGATGAAAAGGTagaaaaatatgtgaaacaGGAGTTGACAAACCTGAGGACCATGTACACAcattatcaatttcattaaCTCAATTCTACTAAGACTGCTTCACATGCTCCTAACATTCTTTGCAGCAATAGCTAAACATACAGCAAGTTACTGAATATATAAATGAACCCAACTGCTTTATTATTTACACAACCATTACCAAATAAACCCAGCTAACTCACAACTTCTTAATTGACAGAATCTCTAAATGAACATCTTTCATCATTGTTAAGTTTTAAAAGCTActgcttttctttttcagcaAAACtacaatgaatgataataaCGTTAAAACAAATGTTTAATTGTGCagaatacatgtagttctcTGTACAGACATTCCATACATTTTCATAAATTGCTCATAAATTGGCACAGAACAGAAGCAGCAAATAAAGAGTGAATTGGTGATGAGGATTATATGGATTCTTACGGATTCTTGGTGAGGCATGCACTGGGCCGTCTAAAAACCTTCTCCAGCGGAATCCTGTTGTACAGGTCTGGAACAATTTCTGTCACAgaagtagaaaagaaaattatttctcTCTCGAAGATATACTAAAAACTCCACTGATGTCTATTATATAAAACAGTATCAATATTTTCCTCTGCAATTAAAAAGGTAGCAAGAGCCTTCTGAATACACATTACTGTTCACAAAACTTTTTGCAACTTAGGTTGTACATTTCAAACATTATAAGTAGAAtgcatcagtgaagtttgagaaaaatcctacaatctgttcaaaagttttgaatttttaaggTTTTGGTGCAACCATTGCTGGATGCGACGACTACTACAGTTCTTGACATCAGGCATGGAAAACAAGAGATAatatatatttgggtttcattctcatTAATGTTACAAACACCATCAAATCATCAGAAAGTACAGTTGGGTATTTAGACTACAATCTCTCACCTACAGCACTCCATCGGGCTGGGTTCACTGGGCTTGTGACACAATTATACACTGGGATTGAGGGAGGTCTGTTAAAAGATGGAATAACATAAAGACATGTTCATTTATAATGTCTTTTGCTCAGCGACATCAGAATCAATGGATGGTACTTCAGAAATTTCTTTACTcacgcaaaaaaacaaaaccaacattaTACAATCGAGGTGTTCACATTCATATCCTACTCATACTCAGCAACAAACTGCAGAATATCATTGCTAATGTAGTGGGGtttttttacaaaatgttgATTAAAAAGACAATTAATTCTGATATCTTTATCCATTCACATCTCCTATTTAAATAGCATCCATTGAACCagaaatcataataaaaaatcaatcaaacacaTAAATGGAAGGGAAGCAATAAAACAACAGATCATGCTATTCTATAATTTCTATATTTCCATATCTTCtaccaccccctccccaccaAGTGATAAAAAATTGACATTCACATATTCTCATGAGCAATATAATCCAGCTGACCAGCTGACTGATGTCTAGTTTATTATAAACAAAGATTACTCACTTTTGAACTCCAGTGTGCCACGTTGCTGCAATCATCATGTTGACCACAAAGTCCACAGGTGAGATATCCACAATGGCTTCAGCATCACCTATCATCATGCGCAGGAGTCCCTTGCCAACCTGAGGTGGGATTGAAAACAAAGTTATGAGAAGTCTAATCAGACGCTGGTGAGAATCGATACATAAAGTCTGCAGCATACCTCTGTCTATACTGCTATCTATGAAAAGATGGATGTAAAGAAAGATGTTTCTCCAGCAGAAGATCCTGGTATCAATATCAGCATTACAGCAGAttattaaaatcaaataaaagtcAGCTTCAAGTCTATTCAAGTTGTATCATGATTACAGAGATATGTTTAAAACAAATGCAAAGCTGTTAGTTGGTAAATGAGAGAAATTATTTCTTTTccctctcaccccccccccccccctccccactccAACAAAGCCATCATACTGGAGTCCCATTCTCAACATTGATATCTTGAATTGCTCATTTAACACAATCTAGCGAAGACTAGTAGCATGGTTAACATCTTCACTCTAATCACTCTCATCATTGTATGCATTGCATGTTTAGGTCTCTCCTCCTTTTTCCAATACATTCTTCTATTCCTACCTATCTGTTGTTTTGCTCAATTTGTCCACTACTTTCTAACgccctttttttctctttccctctggATCGATCAATGAAttagtcaatcaatcaattaatcgaTCAATGCATTACTTACAGCTATGAATATCCCACTTGGTCCATTGAAGTTGTCAATCCATCcctggaaaagaagaaaaagtggaTCCACATGAATGATTTGATGATTCCTTCATTTGAAGTTCTCAGTAAATATGAATATGGTACACTACATTCTTACAGTAACAGGTGAGTTTCATCCAGTACTCATTCTTGGTTTTACAATAAAGGTTTCTGGACTAAGGTATGGGAGTGGCAGGTTTTTGACGAAAATATGTCAAAAAGATCGTGAAcacaaagaatacaaaaacacTGTCCAAATTATATCCTGCAAAATTGAGGGTTGTTCCAACAAATCCATTATATCTTCAACTTTCATACTGATTTTACTTCATACCACAATGTGAACAAGAAATCCAGCAAAGTAACAAATTCCTGTAAATGCTTTAATTTTTGTGCACCGAGGAGTAATATAAACACATTGATCTCTTTTCTAAACACAATGATCCCTTTTCAAGACTTACAGGGAAAGGTTCTTTCCACGACGCTCCAACGATCGACGGTCGTGTGATGCAAATTGGCAACCCCCTGCCCTCCTCCACCACAATGTATTCAGCCAGGGCCTTGGTGAAGGTGTATGTGTTGGGCCGCTTCCCCAGCAGCTTGGGCGTTAACGTTTGTATCATGTCCTCCGACATCCATCTAGTACATcaggaacaaacagacaatgCACTTTTAAAGTTTCTGGCGTAAACAAACCATTCCGCCGCAAAGAAATGCTGTAAAGCAAGATGTTtctgcagcatgaaattttcgtgaatggccactggcattcaacacATATAGtgcagacaaaaacttttgtgtgcatttttggTTGAACAATAGCATCGTCGTTGTACTTTATAAATATAGCTTTTGAGAAATGACAGCATActttgatgtacaatgtagtctCACATTTCATCACGAAAGACAAGAGAAACCAAATACAACCTTACACTGCTGCCAAAAAGAAGCCTAATATCTGAACTTTGTAATAACagtatattttacacaaaattgtaatatcatgattatcaaaATCTATCAAATGTAATGCCACAGATTATGtggcttaaaaaaacaaacaaactattgaATATATAATTTCCCATAAGGACAAACCTTCCTTCATTTAAAActtatgcaagcctagagcagCATTATCAAATATGTCGATTAGCAAGCATAAAATCTGATACCATCAATGTTAAAGCTCTTGactttattctttcattaaagcacaacttttttttaattatactTATGTGTATTACTCAAATAGCATCAACAATAATGCATAAatttgattttcaatatttccaTCTAAAATCTGTGTCAGCCATTACAAATTAACTTCTTtagtagaggaggaggagggagaaaggaggaaagagaaggaagaagagaaggaggtggaggagaaggaagaCCAGGGAGAGGAGCAGGAGTAtcaaaaagaggaggaggatgattATAAAGGCAACAATCTCTGAAAGACTCACTCGACAGCATCAAGAATCTTGTATGGGTCGACTGGTGGCGGGTACACAACCTCGTCAATCTTTGATCTGTCACAGTTAGCGTAGGCAGTCGAGACATGTTGCAgtaccttcaaaaaaaaaggaatatcaCCAGAGCGTACAAATCTAAGATCACTATTCATACCTAATCCATGCAAACTTTGTCAAGATTCTGAGTTTTCACAACACCCCTCACTTTAGAGTAAACTTAGTAACCATGCCAGTAAAACTTCCACTGGAGAACATCCCAGGGCCAATTCAAGTCCGCCATGAGTTAAGATTTGTCCTTAATACTGTTTTCACTAACAGGTCTGCCAACATTTCcacatccaaatcagggagattccacacagcaatcagggagatatcTGTGTTACATGCTTTTCAATGTGCAAAAATAATTCCCAATATGTTGCCTGTACATAACAGTTTCCATGGAAGAATACTTTCTCCTTGATGCAAATTTCCCTGTCAACGTTAATCTTTTTACCTCTAATTTCTTCATTCCTCTGCACAGCTGAATGATTTTCCTCGTAGCATGAACGTTGAGTCTCAACGACAACCTTCAAGACAATAAACacatggaaaaacaaattttagtCATTTTCAATTCTGCGGGACTAAATTTGCGGTCTTTTATTGTAAAATGTATGCACAAAGGATACAATCCTAATGGGGAGGGGGCATTTCTTTGCCTTTATCTCTCAACCTTCCATGTCACATTTCAAGGGATCATTACAATGTAccgtatacgccaaatatttttcgaggtttttatttttgtgatttcATGAGTTGGGCGCTATTCGCGAAtgtaaagacacgcgaaaatattgactctgatcccgatatgaatgtgatgtgcacgaaTACATTTTTCTCTTCAGCTTTGTActcaatcacaaatttaaccaatcgcaaatttaaccactcgcaaaatcgtctGGAAGTCCGGATTCGCGAAAATTtggactcgctaaatatatggggTATACAGTAGCTATACTATATACCACTTACAGTATCTGTGAACACATGCATTTGCATGATGGCTTGAATTTGGCACACTAAAGGTTTTCTAATCTGTCTG
The sequence above is a segment of the Diadema setosum chromosome 12, eeDiaSeto1, whole genome shotgun sequence genome. Coding sequences within it:
- the LOC140235652 gene encoding fatty acyl-CoA reductase 1-like, whose amino-acid sequence is MAHCSIADFYAGKTLMVTGSTGFIGKVMLEKLMRCCPDIKKVFLLIRPKSGQRAAARIDEITSGMLFDNVRAAQPNFKSKLVPIESDLTEPDLLLSEADIKLLQEEVELVFHVAATVRFDEKLSLSLRLNVHATRKIIQLCRGMKKLEVLQHVSTAYANCDRSKIDEVVYPPPVDPYKILDAVEWMSEDMIQTLTPKLLGKRPNTYTFTKALAEYIVVEEGRGLPICITRPSIVGASWKEPFPGWIDNFNGPSGIFIAVGKGLLRMMIGDAEAIVDISPVDFVVNMMIAATWHTGVQKPPSIPVYNCVTSPVNPARWSAVEIVPDLYNRIPLEKVFRRPSACLTKNPMAFEYFNMVGAKIPAYLIDCYLRLRGKKPMMARMNSKITKMAHTLKYFTTNTWEWTNQNTAALSAAMSEEDRKTYFIDVRPLHWPSYLEAYCLGTKRFVLNEDMNSLPSARGHIRMLRNIRWMFNTFLLVIIWRFLIARSQLARNLWAFVMNIFFRFLRYCRVTSTIARVH